In one window of Pseudomonadota bacterium DNA:
- a CDS encoding type I restriction-modification system subunit M N-terminal domain-containing protein — MFEQTFKNIDDVLWKEAGCTTELDYTEQTSWLLFLKYLDGLEQDKVMEAALDGKKC; from the coding sequence TTGTTTGAACAAACCTTCAAGAATATAGACGACGTCCTCTGGAAAGAGGCGGGATGTACCACGGAACTCGACTACACGGAACAGACCTCGTGGCTCCTCTTTTTGAAATATCTCGACGGGCTGGAGCAGGACAAGGTCATGGAGGCCGCGCTGGACGGGAAGAAATGC